A region of Sphingobium baderi DNA encodes the following proteins:
- a CDS encoding carboxymuconolactone decarboxylase family protein, with product MSDKGESGRAVLAEVMGQAYVDARQASITDFNRPLRTFIDENCFGDVWTRPGLERKTRSLILISTLIALNRPTQVEAHVQSAINNGATVGEIQEVLYQTIAYCGLPAAADGFRVAEAVLRKMGKL from the coding sequence ATGTCGGATAAAGGCGAAAGCGGCCGCGCGGTTCTGGCGGAGGTCATGGGCCAGGCCTATGTCGACGCGCGTCAGGCATCGATCACGGACTTCAACCGGCCGTTGCGGACGTTCATCGACGAGAACTGCTTCGGCGATGTCTGGACGCGCCCCGGCCTTGAACGGAAAACGCGAAGCCTGATCCTCATTTCCACGCTGATTGCCCTCAATCGTCCGACGCAGGTGGAGGCGCACGTCCAGTCGGCCATCAACAACGGCGCGACCGTCGGCGAGATACAGGAGGTCCTGTACCAGACCATCGCCTATTGCGGACTGCCGGCGGCGGCGGACGGCTTTCGTGTTGCGGAGGCGGTGCTCCGCAAGATGGGAAAGCTTTAG
- a CDS encoding SDR family NAD(P)-dependent oxidoreductase — protein MTDRFEGKVALVTAAAAGIGAATARAFAEGGARVMLSDIDVQGGEAMAESLRASGAQADFTPADATSEEEVAWLVARTVEMFGGLHLAANVVGDSVGDANGPDMHLKSVEGWDATFAISIRSAFISMKHEIAHMIGHGGGAIANVSSLAGMVYVPESGAAYSSAKAGIIQLTRFAAVTYADRGVRVNCIAPGVTPTRAYYKRGPEAAAQQIARMVDRQAIKRAIETSEQAAAIAWLCSDDAAMITGHNLPVDGGWSAR, from the coding sequence ATGACGGATCGTTTCGAAGGCAAGGTGGCGCTCGTCACGGCGGCGGCGGCGGGAATAGGCGCCGCCACGGCACGGGCATTTGCCGAAGGCGGCGCCCGCGTGATGCTGTCCGATATCGACGTGCAGGGCGGGGAGGCAATGGCCGAAAGTCTGCGGGCTTCCGGCGCTCAGGCCGATTTCACGCCCGCCGATGCCACGTCCGAAGAGGAGGTGGCGTGGTTGGTTGCAAGGACGGTCGAGATGTTTGGCGGCCTTCATCTCGCGGCAAATGTCGTGGGGGATTCCGTTGGTGACGCGAACGGTCCGGACATGCATCTGAAGAGCGTGGAAGGGTGGGATGCGACCTTCGCGATCAGCATCCGCAGTGCCTTCATCTCGATGAAGCATGAGATCGCCCATATGATCGGGCATGGCGGGGGAGCGATCGCCAATGTGAGCTCGCTGGCAGGCATGGTGTATGTGCCGGAGTCGGGCGCTGCCTATTCATCGGCAAAGGCGGGCATCATCCAGTTGACGCGCTTCGCGGCCGTCACCTACGCTGACCGCGGCGTGCGCGTGAACTGCATCGCTCCAGGGGTCACGCCCACGCGGGCCTATTACAAGCGGGGACCGGAAGCGGCAGCGCAGCAGATCGCCCGGATGGTGGACCGCCAGGCGATCAAGAGGGCCATCGAGACGAGTGAGCAGGCGGCGGCGATCGCCTGGCTATGTTCGGATGACGCAGCCATGATCACGGGGCACAACTTGCCCGTCGACGGGGGCTGGTCGGCGCGATAG
- a CDS encoding GntR family transcriptional regulator, producing MKPARSITEQIYRQLKLELLQCRLKPGERLRTNELSARFGVSLSGIREALSRLSADGLVETDPQRGFRAAPLSRQDLLALTEAAIAIDSICIRQSLKQGNKSWEQRLIKARDKVLSSVVMSDAGGRLNMQFMADHHDFHQALVAACDNRWLLKMRDTCNLQAERYRQLCVPRSPSLDQINAGYREITEAAIARDGDRASELMAVQFERNAQRFLDALEDMDSLVFWSDHDERGADETVNAF from the coding sequence ATGAAGCCTGCGAGAAGCATAACAGAGCAGATTTACCGGCAGCTGAAGCTGGAGTTGCTACAATGTCGACTCAAGCCCGGAGAGCGTCTGCGGACGAACGAACTGAGTGCGCGGTTCGGCGTCAGTCTTTCGGGTATTCGGGAGGCGCTGTCGCGGCTGAGTGCGGACGGACTGGTCGAGACCGATCCGCAGCGCGGCTTCCGTGCTGCGCCGCTGTCACGGCAGGATCTGCTTGCCCTCACCGAGGCGGCGATTGCCATCGACAGCATATGCATTCGCCAGTCGCTAAAACAGGGAAACAAAAGCTGGGAGCAGCGACTCATCAAGGCGCGTGACAAAGTTCTCTCCAGCGTCGTGATGTCGGATGCCGGCGGCCGGCTCAACATGCAGTTCATGGCGGACCATCATGACTTTCATCAGGCGCTCGTAGCAGCGTGCGACAATCGCTGGTTGCTCAAGATGCGCGATACCTGCAATCTGCAGGCGGAGCGCTATCGCCAGCTCTGCGTGCCGCGAAGCCCTTCGCTCGACCAGATTAACGCCGGTTATAGGGAAATCACCGAAGCGGCGATCGCGCGGGACGGCGATCGCGCTTCCGAGCTCATGGCCGTTCAGTTCGAACGCAACGCGCAGCGTTTTCTGGATGCGCTGGAAGATATGGACAGCCTCGTCTTCTGGAGCGATCACGACGAACGGGGTGCGGACGAGACCGTAAACGCTTTTTAG
- a CDS encoding cytochrome P450, with protein MTAESITLESSYWDTADKPPFDFYEEVQSMGGIAWDDRMRSWIVANYNLAQEVLKDDELFQHPYMSMKAGGDYMKIRSDNPRSSMFLKGERHRAFHKWWLVELLSPKVVREYRKDLVDPWIDHLIKGLEDRPAFDLVEDFAERVPMGIFAQLLGLPQHDHAYLDHVKALNDAIGRFASVANALQLEGEASAEARRVADEAIAAAEELNDILKPLVSERKNGEGSDFISQLWRGGHRVFDDWNELDTLDACRRLLFAGVDTTTHAISNAFHMLLTDDSLMAQVRDEGSRYLDRFVEEVLRLNGSIQFRPRRASASTELNGKSIAQGDMLTVAIIGANRDPRHYGCPHAVDLERARPHDHLAFAYGPRTCLGAHLARAEIASAVSKMLVRFPAMRLDPSRPAPAFSGFLMRSWRPLHVLAG; from the coding sequence ATGACAGCCGAAAGCATCACCCTGGAATCGTCCTATTGGGATACCGCGGATAAGCCGCCCTTCGACTTTTACGAGGAGGTCCAATCCATGGGCGGGATTGCCTGGGACGACCGCATGAGAAGCTGGATCGTGGCGAATTACAATCTCGCCCAGGAAGTGCTGAAGGACGATGAACTGTTCCAGCACCCCTATATGTCGATGAAAGCCGGCGGTGATTACATGAAGATCCGCTCCGATAACCCGCGGTCCTCCATGTTCCTGAAGGGCGAGAGGCACCGTGCCTTCCATAAGTGGTGGCTGGTGGAGTTGCTGTCGCCCAAGGTCGTCCGGGAGTATCGCAAGGATCTTGTCGATCCCTGGATAGACCATCTGATCAAAGGCCTGGAAGATCGACCGGCCTTCGACCTCGTCGAGGATTTCGCCGAACGCGTCCCCATGGGCATCTTCGCGCAGTTGCTTGGCCTTCCGCAGCACGATCACGCATATCTGGATCATGTAAAGGCCCTCAATGACGCCATCGGCCGGTTCGCAAGCGTCGCCAATGCGCTGCAGCTTGAGGGAGAGGCGTCGGCCGAAGCGCGCCGCGTGGCCGACGAGGCCATCGCCGCCGCCGAAGAACTGAACGACATTCTCAAACCCCTCGTATCGGAACGCAAGAACGGAGAAGGCTCGGATTTCATCAGCCAGCTCTGGCGCGGCGGCCATCGGGTATTTGACGACTGGAACGAACTGGACACACTCGACGCCTGCCGCCGCCTTCTCTTCGCCGGCGTAGACACGACGACGCACGCAATAAGCAATGCCTTCCACATGCTGCTGACCGACGACAGCCTGATGGCGCAGGTGCGCGACGAAGGCAGTCGCTATCTCGACCGGTTCGTGGAAGAGGTGCTCCGGCTGAACGGCAGCATTCAGTTCCGTCCGCGTCGCGCCAGCGCCTCGACCGAGTTGAATGGCAAGTCCATCGCACAGGGCGACATGCTTACCGTGGCTATCATCGGCGCCAATCGCGATCCGAGGCACTATGGATGCCCGCATGCCGTCGATCTGGAACGCGCCAGGCCCCACGATCATCTAGCATTCGCTTATGGGCCGCGTACATGCCTTGGCGCCCATCTCGCCCGTGCCGAGATCGCCAGCGCCGTGTCGAAGATGCTGGTCCGCTTTCCGGCGATGCGCCTGGATCCGAGCCGTCCGGCTCCCGCGTTCAGCGGCTTCCTGATGCGGTCCTGGCGCCCCCTCCATGTGCTGGCAGGCTAA
- a CDS encoding cytochrome P450 has protein sequence MTQTLVQDGLERIEDVLSAKPFFPLDLTDDGLRQVALRDYVPGWATSAPFYVRRNGIAGVLCTRAADVRSVYMDTDRFVMKSPGLPGYEVFDVFGGLESVLQMDGDRHSRVRRLMNPAFSPVGLTNIRPAMQKIVTESLDAIAARAPAFDAMADFCNTLIMRTLLDATFNLTREQQAAFERMHNSIAMATQFRPGEARPQEFTDAVIAVRTVIAEVIEERRRTPGNDFISSLITARDEGSKLSDEELYGQINTICGAAIGSTAGALGAVLYVLGKNPAEFDKLKRNPEMIAVSLDECTRIHGPGLFSFTRFATADTEVGGTQILKDMPVFVSPQAANYDPEEYDDPGRLDLSRKPKSIMSFGTGPHHCIGVRMAKMAMQMGLAGLIERFPGLRLSDPDFTPVYSGSVGTMSIVSLPMLTH, from the coding sequence TTGACGCAAACCCTGGTGCAGGACGGACTGGAACGCATAGAAGACGTCCTTTCGGCCAAGCCCTTTTTCCCGCTGGACCTCACCGATGATGGCCTGAGGCAGGTGGCTTTGCGTGATTATGTTCCCGGTTGGGCCACGAGCGCGCCGTTCTACGTGCGCCGCAACGGCATCGCGGGGGTGCTTTGCACGCGCGCCGCCGACGTGCGTTCTGTCTACATGGACACCGACCGTTTTGTCATGAAGTCGCCCGGCCTGCCCGGCTATGAGGTGTTCGACGTGTTCGGCGGGCTGGAAAGTGTGTTGCAGATGGACGGGGACCGCCATTCCCGCGTGCGGCGCCTGATGAATCCTGCATTCTCTCCCGTTGGGCTGACCAATATCCGTCCGGCGATGCAGAAGATCGTAACGGAAAGCCTGGACGCCATCGCGGCACGCGCGCCGGCCTTCGACGCCATGGCCGATTTCTGCAACACGCTCATCATGCGGACGCTGCTTGATGCGACGTTCAATCTGACGCGAGAGCAGCAGGCTGCATTCGAGCGGATGCACAACAGCATCGCGATGGCGACCCAGTTTCGGCCGGGGGAGGCGCGACCGCAGGAATTCACGGACGCCGTCATCGCCGTCCGTACGGTGATTGCCGAGGTCATCGAGGAGCGTCGGCGCACGCCGGGCAATGATTTCATCAGCAGCCTCATTACGGCCCGCGACGAGGGCAGCAAGCTCAGTGATGAGGAGCTTTATGGTCAGATCAACACGATATGTGGTGCTGCCATCGGTTCGACGGCGGGGGCGCTGGGTGCAGTACTGTATGTTCTGGGCAAGAACCCGGCGGAATTCGACAAGCTCAAGCGCAATCCCGAGATGATTGCGGTCTCCTTGGACGAATGTACCCGCATCCACGGGCCTGGCCTGTTCTCGTTCACGCGCTTTGCAACCGCTGACACCGAAGTGGGTGGCACGCAAATCCTCAAGGACATGCCCGTATTCGTGTCGCCCCAGGCGGCAAATTACGATCCGGAAGAATATGATGATCCCGGACGGCTCGACTTATCGCGCAAGCCGAAATCGATCATGTCCTTCGGCACCGGGCCCCATCATTGCATCGGCGTCAGAATGGCAAAGATGGCGATGCAAATGGGTTTGGCCGGCTTGATCGAGCGCTTTCCCGGCCTGCGTCTTTCCGACCCGGATTTTACGCCGGTCTATTCGGGCAGCGTCGGGACAATGTCGATCGTCAGCCTGCCGATGCTGACCCACTGA
- a CDS encoding ester cyclase has product MTDESKAQRHMQAWKDLQEVLNRGDFDAMDAFFHPDFEYSNPSRPDLTGYAAWKQSPVASYRTFQPSHYSVVRMTADGDDVWALCRQIGTHSDGQYMGLDASGRTFDIEWFSIISFRDGKIVKIFSIADVLGKFVQLGVLDAKLKPTAAYNR; this is encoded by the coding sequence ATGACCGACGAGTCCAAGGCACAAAGGCATATGCAGGCGTGGAAAGACCTTCAGGAGGTACTTAATCGCGGCGATTTCGATGCCATGGACGCGTTCTTCCATCCCGATTTCGAATACAGCAACCCGTCCCGTCCAGACCTTACCGGCTACGCAGCCTGGAAGCAGTCACCGGTGGCGAGCTACAGGACGTTCCAGCCATCGCATTATTCGGTGGTGCGGATGACGGCGGACGGCGACGACGTGTGGGCGCTCTGCCGTCAGATCGGAACCCACAGCGACGGTCAGTATATGGGCCTCGATGCCAGCGGCCGCACATTCGACATCGAATGGTTCTCGATCATCAGCTTTCGTGACGGGAAGATCGTCAAGATCTTCAGCATCGCCGACGTTCTCGGCAAGTTCGTTCAGTTGGGCGTGCTCGACGCCAAGCTGAAGCCCACCGCCGCTTATAACCGATAA
- a CDS encoding TonB-dependent receptor gives MNQGYRFKRSGLRFALLANVGLIAFAQPVQAQVETAAQSTDSGGLQDIVVTARRTEESAQRTPIAITALSSTDLERRQITDLKGVQYSAPNINIATYPGDPSSITIQMRGQVQTDLVATSDPAIGVYLDGVYLGRGNGSSLTTLDLERIEVLRGPQGTLFGRNTTGGALNIVSKDPSDKLEGFMSGSVGKFDSFDLSGALTIPINDKLAVRGAFQHSQSGGYFKDTYNGQNLLDNNVDVARLKLKWQPTDAFTVLLAGDYSDITGNGAAFKLISVTPGAALNLLPAAQPGVDGGRAVSSYIGGDPYANQSQLDNAYHARLWGTSLTMTLDLGDAQLKSITAYRELKRTAAFDYDGTPYVIAEANSVDLRQHQFSQELQLNGSAFDHRLTYTGGLFYFAEHARDITRNDYLIGLAPPPFTRAITDGEVENDSYAAYAQATYEVLANTRITAGLRYTRDTRELISRNRGFRSATFGGPVTSEVCSLVAVVRDNPAVCQATLNADFGYWSYTLGVDHQLTDNVLIYARTGRSYKAGGFNIRSTTVPDSFAPFAPEKLTDYEVGVKADLFDHHLRNNLAVFYSDYRNMQRTLQVATPAGPNPSANFTTNAKKAHIFGIENELTGQIGGLRVTVSGGYLKPVYDDYRDTAAPFTDRSGEPFIEVSKYNVSVSGQYELATGFGKVRIGGDYSYRTKFYFAPQDTIFQKGYGLANAQVAVDLNAIPGLEVSAYVRNLTDKYYNIYMLQLPALGFASVTPGEPRTYGAKATFRF, from the coding sequence ATGAACCAGGGATATCGTTTCAAACGCTCGGGGCTCCGGTTTGCCCTGTTGGCAAATGTCGGATTGATCGCGTTCGCGCAGCCCGTCCAGGCGCAGGTTGAAACGGCGGCGCAGTCCACTGATTCGGGCGGCCTGCAGGACATCGTTGTCACCGCCCGGAGGACCGAGGAATCGGCGCAACGCACGCCCATCGCCATCACGGCTCTCTCGTCCACCGATCTGGAACGGCGCCAGATCACAGATCTGAAGGGCGTGCAATATTCTGCCCCCAACATCAACATCGCCACCTATCCGGGGGACCCGTCCTCGATCACAATCCAGATGCGCGGCCAGGTCCAAACCGACCTTGTAGCGACGAGCGACCCCGCGATCGGCGTTTATCTCGACGGCGTCTATCTGGGGCGCGGCAACGGCAGCTCGCTGACCACCCTCGACCTTGAGCGGATCGAAGTGCTGCGCGGGCCACAGGGCACGCTGTTCGGACGGAATACCACCGGCGGCGCTCTCAACATCGTGTCGAAGGATCCCTCGGACAAGCTCGAAGGCTTCATGTCCGGCAGCGTCGGAAAATTCGACAGCTTCGATCTCAGCGGTGCGCTCACCATCCCCATCAATGACAAGCTGGCAGTGCGCGGCGCCTTCCAGCATTCGCAGAGCGGGGGGTATTTCAAGGACACCTACAACGGCCAGAACCTGCTCGATAACAATGTCGATGTCGCTCGGCTGAAGCTCAAATGGCAGCCGACGGATGCCTTCACCGTGCTGCTGGCCGGGGACTATAGCGACATCACCGGCAATGGCGCCGCCTTCAAGCTGATCTCCGTGACACCCGGGGCGGCGCTCAACCTGCTGCCGGCGGCGCAGCCCGGTGTCGATGGGGGACGTGCCGTGTCCTCCTATATCGGCGGTGACCCCTATGCGAACCAGAGCCAACTCGACAACGCCTATCATGCGCGGTTGTGGGGAACGTCGTTGACGATGACCCTCGACCTGGGCGACGCCCAGCTCAAGTCGATCACCGCCTATCGCGAGTTGAAGCGCACCGCCGCGTTCGACTATGACGGCACGCCTTATGTGATCGCGGAGGCGAACAGCGTCGACCTGAGGCAGCATCAGTTCTCGCAGGAACTCCAGTTGAACGGATCGGCGTTCGATCATCGGCTCACTTATACCGGTGGTTTGTTCTACTTTGCCGAGCATGCGCGGGACATCACCCGCAACGACTATCTCATCGGCCTGGCGCCGCCGCCCTTCACGCGCGCGATCACCGATGGGGAGGTCGAGAACGACTCATATGCAGCCTACGCTCAGGCCACCTATGAAGTGCTCGCCAACACACGGATCACCGCGGGGCTTCGCTACACGCGTGACACCCGTGAGCTCATCAGTCGCAATCGGGGCTTCAGGAGCGCCACCTTCGGCGGGCCGGTCACGTCGGAGGTCTGCAGCCTGGTAGCCGTCGTGCGCGATAATCCTGCGGTCTGCCAGGCCACCTTGAACGCGGACTTCGGCTACTGGTCTTATACGCTGGGCGTCGACCACCAGTTGACCGACAATGTGCTCATCTATGCCCGGACGGGACGGTCCTATAAGGCGGGCGGGTTCAACATCCGTTCGACCACGGTGCCCGATTCCTTCGCGCCCTTCGCCCCGGAGAAGCTAACCGACTATGAAGTGGGCGTAAAGGCCGACCTTTTCGACCATCATCTCCGCAATAACCTGGCAGTCTTCTATTCGGACTATCGCAACATGCAGCGCACGTTGCAGGTCGCGACGCCCGCCGGGCCCAATCCCTCCGCCAACTTCACGACGAACGCCAAGAAGGCACATATCTTCGGCATCGAGAACGAACTGACCGGCCAGATCGGCGGCCTGCGCGTGACGGTGTCGGGCGGTTATCTCAAGCCGGTCTATGACGACTATCGCGATACCGCAGCGCCGTTCACGGACCGCAGCGGCGAACCCTTCATTGAGGTGTCCAAGTACAATGTCAGCGTGAGCGGACAGTACGAACTCGCGACCGGCTTTGGCAAGGTGCGGATCGGCGGCGATTATTCCTATCGCACAAAATTCTACTTCGCGCCGCAGGACACGATATTCCAGAAGGGCTATGGCCTTGCAAATGCTCAGGTCGCCGTGGACCTGAACGCGATCCCTGGGCTGGAGGTGAGCGCCTATGTCCGCAACCTTACGGACAAATATTACAACATATACATGCTTCAGCTTCCGGCGCTCGGCTTCGCATCGGTCACTCCGGGCGAACCGCGCACCTATGGAGCGAAGGCGACGTTCCGGTTCTAG
- a CDS encoding NAD(P)-dependent oxidoreductase: protein MSETAIGLLGLGNMGAAIGDRLLDVGTPLLVHDLDPLAMQRLEERGARTTSSAREVADGAAVVIASLPTVKVSRSVAAEVAAGSRVHHYIETSTIGPDAAREIAGIMATQGVEFIDAAVSGGAPVARQGALAIMLAARAEARIAVRPVLERLSTSIFDIGDQPGQAQLMKLVNNVVAAANMASAFEALVMGTRLGLDAKVMIDVLNAGSARSMALVDRRASAILSGRFDSGPRLGLLHKDVQLAVEAAATVDFPLDAAPTLIGAAQLWEKAVQAGMAEDDVSALIRVVEEQAGVEVRNGERHSGDA, encoded by the coding sequence ATGAGTGAAACCGCGATCGGCCTGCTCGGCCTTGGCAACATGGGTGCCGCAATAGGCGACCGCCTGCTGGATGTCGGCACGCCGCTGCTTGTGCACGACCTTGATCCCCTGGCCATGCAACGGCTGGAAGAACGTGGCGCGCGTACCACCTCTTCCGCCCGAGAGGTCGCCGATGGCGCCGCTGTCGTGATCGCCAGCCTGCCAACCGTCAAGGTCAGCCGCAGCGTTGCGGCCGAGGTCGCCGCGGGATCGCGGGTTCACCATTATATCGAGACGTCCACGATCGGACCTGATGCGGCCAGGGAGATCGCGGGGATCATGGCTACGCAAGGAGTAGAATTCATCGATGCGGCCGTCTCGGGCGGTGCGCCGGTCGCACGTCAGGGCGCGCTGGCGATCATGCTCGCGGCGCGCGCCGAAGCGCGTATCGCCGTACGACCGGTGCTGGAACGACTTTCCACGTCGATCTTCGATATCGGCGACCAACCCGGTCAGGCCCAATTGATGAAGCTCGTCAACAATGTGGTTGCCGCCGCCAATATGGCCAGCGCTTTCGAAGCATTGGTCATGGGCACCCGACTGGGTCTTGATGCCAAGGTCATGATCGATGTCCTCAACGCGGGCAGCGCCCGAAGCATGGCACTTGTCGATCGGCGGGCGTCCGCCATTCTGAGCGGGCGGTTCGACAGCGGCCCCAGGCTCGGCCTTCTGCACAAGGACGTCCAATTGGCAGTCGAGGCGGCCGCGACGGTCGACTTTCCGCTCGACGCGGCTCCGACCCTGATCGGTGCGGCCCAGCTTTGGGAGAAGGCGGTTCAGGCGGGCATGGCCGAGGACGACGTATCTGCACTCATCCGGGTTGTGGAAGAACAAGCCGGTGTCGAGGTTCGAAATGGCGAGAGGCATTCCGGCGACGCCTAA
- a CDS encoding Rieske (2Fe-2S) protein: MSKENQWQVIGLSESLPADKPVGVHCDGVEYVLFRDAHGVPRALEDACAHRRAPLSLGCITNTGLIECPYHGWRYDGSGACKVIPNLSADEKVPRSYRVTGYAVHEQDGFLQLWTGGLEPTAPPLSLAMSPMAAEWFGERLIAYPFREFIDLLLDAPGAILDINGLASRDDHRFGDPILDAKSICVEYGVASRATARSGRVISDFPYSLVLNVRRDGRQSKLQLLDNSRKLLSETMLIARPVERALTAVKWRGTGTATQRGLLRITARDRIDPHAVMKAKDYCSRLCSASFAPTGEGEFA; the protein is encoded by the coding sequence ATGTCGAAAGAGAATCAGTGGCAGGTCATCGGATTGTCTGAATCTCTGCCGGCGGACAAACCCGTTGGCGTGCACTGCGATGGCGTGGAATATGTGCTGTTCCGTGATGCCCACGGGGTCCCGAGAGCGTTGGAGGATGCCTGCGCGCATCGCCGGGCACCGCTTTCGCTCGGATGCATCACCAATACGGGTTTGATTGAATGCCCCTATCATGGCTGGCGCTATGACGGCAGCGGTGCGTGCAAGGTCATTCCGAACCTGTCGGCGGACGAGAAGGTCCCGCGCAGCTATCGGGTGACAGGCTATGCCGTTCATGAACAGGACGGCTTCCTTCAGCTGTGGACGGGCGGCCTGGAGCCTACGGCGCCACCGCTCTCGCTCGCCATGTCCCCGATGGCGGCGGAGTGGTTCGGCGAACGCCTGATCGCCTATCCGTTCCGCGAGTTTATCGACCTCCTTCTCGATGCGCCCGGCGCGATTCTCGACATCAATGGCCTTGCCTCGCGGGACGATCATCGCTTCGGCGATCCGATCCTGGACGCCAAAAGCATATGTGTCGAATATGGCGTGGCATCGCGCGCCACCGCGCGATCCGGTCGGGTCATTTCCGATTTCCCCTATTCCCTCGTCCTCAATGTCCGTCGGGATGGTCGTCAATCAAAGCTGCAGCTTCTGGACAATTCGCGTAAGCTGCTGTCCGAAACGATGCTTATCGCCCGCCCGGTCGAGCGGGCACTGACTGCGGTGAAGTGGCGCGGTACGGGGACGGCGACGCAGCGCGGATTGCTTCGGATCACGGCCAGGGACAGGATCGATCCTCATGCGGTCATGAAGGCCAAGGATTATTGTTCAAGGCTGTGCAGCGCGTCGTTCGCACCCACCGGAGAAGGAGAATTCGCATGA
- a CDS encoding nuclear transport factor 2 family protein, translating into MNDADAIRNLVASYSLEADARNVAAWAALFADDGALILNGTVQGQGPADLHDWFAGRSMPAGYHMVANLRLDIQSDEATGVANFISVGVDNKVGARGMYRAVFVKRGNDWKIAEWRIEVA; encoded by the coding sequence ATGAATGACGCGGACGCGATCCGCAATCTGGTGGCGTCCTACAGCCTGGAGGCCGATGCGCGAAATGTCGCCGCCTGGGCGGCACTGTTCGCGGACGACGGCGCTCTGATCCTGAACGGCACCGTTCAGGGCCAGGGGCCGGCGGACCTTCATGACTGGTTCGCCGGCCGCTCCATGCCGGCGGGCTATCACATGGTGGCCAACCTGCGTTTGGACATCCAGTCCGACGAGGCGACGGGCGTTGCCAATTTCATCTCCGTAGGCGTCGACAACAAGGTCGGCGCGCGCGGGATGTATCGGGCGGTTTTCGTGAAGCGCGGGAACGACTGGAAGATCGCCGAGTGGCGCATCGAAGTCGCCTGA